A portion of the Brockia lithotrophica genome contains these proteins:
- a CDS encoding hypothetical protein (unknown conserved protein), translated as MDVSVNSPEGNGVPQASGEEGGSLFREVPREVPAAGGSALGQGGRTRAEGPLAYGASADFWRRAGALGLDVLFLWGLISLVHALGTLLGRTPSFLGDVLLWVGYFVAATPVLGGTLGKLAVGIRVVDERGRKAPFGASLLRETAGKLTSAFFLGLGFLMAAWDDRGQALHDRMARTYVVSIASDELPSAERRFPRLS; from the coding sequence ATGGATGTATCGGTGAACTCCCCCGAGGGGAACGGGGTACCGCAGGCCTCGGGGGAAGAAGGGGGTTCTCTCTTCCGGGAGGTTCCCCGCGAGGTTCCGGCGGCGGGTGGGTCTGCCTTGGGGCAGGGTGGGAGGACGAGGGCAGAAGGTCCCTTGGCGTACGGAGCATCCGCGGATTTTTGGAGGCGTGCGGGCGCGCTCGGCCTCGACGTCCTCTTTCTGTGGGGGCTCATCTCCCTCGTGCACGCCTTGGGAACGCTGTTGGGCCGTACGCCCTCTTTTTTGGGCGACGTCCTCCTCTGGGTGGGCTACTTCGTCGCCGCCACGCCCGTACTCGGAGGGACGCTGGGGAAGCTCGCCGTGGGCATTCGGGTCGTCGACGAACGCGGCCGCAAGGCGCCCTTCGGTGCTTCGCTCCTTCGGGAGACCGCGGGAAAACTCACGTCCGCGTTTTTCCTGGGTTTGGGCTTTCTCATGGCGGCGTGGGACGACCGCGGACAGGCGCTTCACGACCGGATGGCCCGCACGTACGTCGTGTCCATCGCTTCGGACGAGCTGCCGTCGGCGGAACGGCGTTTTCCGCGACTTTCCTGA
- a CDS encoding Meso-diaminopimelate D-dehydrogenase — protein sequence MSRIRVAVVGYGNVGAYVLQAVRTAPDMELVALVRRTADRPPELPADVPVVREPHPDLPADVAILAVPSRLVPETAERYLARGVRTADSFDIHEEIPDVRARLERVARKSGAVAVLAAGWDPGTDSVIRVLFEAMAPAGTTFTNFGPGMSMGHSTAARAIPGVRDALSLTLPLGFGKHRRLVYVSLAPDGDPDAVRRAILEDPYFAHDPTDVVFVDDVSPFRDMGHGVQLERKGVSAGAHNQRFSLAMSVHNPALTAQILVAAARAAVRQAPGAYTLPEIPPIDLLPGDRPSIIRRLV from the coding sequence ATGTCTCGCATTCGCGTTGCCGTCGTAGGATACGGAAACGTCGGCGCATACGTCCTTCAAGCAGTTCGCACCGCGCCCGACATGGAACTCGTCGCCCTCGTGCGCCGCACCGCCGACCGCCCGCCCGAACTTCCCGCCGACGTCCCCGTGGTGCGGGAACCCCACCCCGATCTGCCCGCGGACGTGGCCATCCTCGCCGTCCCTTCGCGACTCGTGCCCGAAACCGCCGAAAGGTACCTCGCCCGCGGCGTCCGCACCGCCGACTCCTTCGACATCCACGAGGAAATTCCCGACGTTCGCGCGCGGCTGGAACGCGTCGCCCGCAAGTCCGGCGCCGTCGCCGTCCTGGCCGCCGGCTGGGATCCGGGGACGGACTCCGTGATCCGCGTCCTCTTTGAAGCGATGGCTCCCGCGGGAACCACCTTCACAAACTTCGGCCCCGGGATGAGCATGGGGCACAGCACCGCCGCACGCGCCATCCCCGGGGTACGCGACGCCCTCTCCCTCACCCTACCCCTGGGCTTTGGAAAGCACCGTAGGTTGGTCTACGTAAGTCTCGCTCCGGACGGAGACCCCGACGCCGTTCGCCGCGCCATCCTCGAGGACCCGTATTTCGCCCACGACCCCACGGACGTGGTCTTCGTCGATGACGTCTCTCCGTTTCGCGACATGGGACACGGGGTCCAGCTCGAGCGCAAGGGCGTTTCGGCGGGAGCACACAACCAACGCTTTTCCCTCGCGATGAGCGTGCACAACCCCGCGCTCACCGCGCAAATCCTCGTCGCCGCCGCGCGCGCGGCCGTGCGCCAGGCGCCCGGCGCGTATACGCTCCCGGAAATCCCGCCCATCGACCTCCTCCCCGGCGATCGCCCCTCGATCATCCGGAGGCTCGTCTGA
- a CDS encoding Inositol-1-monophosphatase, which yields MQKLLDEVVRVAREAGQMARAAREIRTLQVMMKSSPQDLVTEVDREIEAHVVERLARILPEAGFLAEEGTVREGSDAGLVWVIDPIDGTTNYVHHGRFFCTSIALVRQGVPVLGVIYDPIHEEMFTALRGAGARLNGFPLSVQRERRLHEALLATNMLWTQSFGARVVREVLGTLLRRSRGIRSLGAAALEMAYVASGRFDAYLSMRLSPWDFAAGVLLVEEAGGVATDFYGGSLDVLQKPSNGFLVAAPRVGEDISVLFAEAAKR from the coding sequence GTGCAGAAACTTTTGGACGAAGTCGTCCGCGTTGCCCGCGAGGCCGGCCAGATGGCGCGCGCGGCCCGGGAAATCCGCACCTTGCAAGTGATGATGAAGAGTTCTCCCCAGGACCTCGTCACGGAAGTCGATCGGGAAATCGAAGCCCACGTCGTCGAACGCCTCGCCCGCATCCTTCCGGAAGCAGGTTTTCTCGCGGAAGAGGGGACGGTGCGCGAAGGAAGCGACGCGGGCCTCGTCTGGGTGATCGACCCCATCGACGGAACGACAAACTACGTCCACCACGGGCGGTTCTTTTGCACGTCGATTGCCCTCGTCCGCCAAGGGGTGCCCGTCCTCGGCGTGATCTACGACCCCATCCACGAGGAAATGTTCACGGCGTTGCGCGGCGCGGGTGCCCGCCTGAACGGCTTTCCCCTCTCCGTGCAGCGCGAGCGCCGCCTGCACGAGGCGCTCCTCGCCACGAACATGCTTTGGACGCAGAGCTTTGGCGCGCGCGTGGTGCGCGAGGTCCTCGGGACCTTGCTCAGGCGAAGCCGCGGGATTCGTTCCCTGGGAGCAGCGGCTCTGGAGATGGCGTACGTGGCGTCGGGTCGCTTCGATGCGTACTTGAGCATGCGTCTCTCTCCTTGGGACTTCGCCGCCGGTGTCCTGCTCGTGGAAGAGGCAGGCGGAGTGGCGACGGACTTCTACGGCGGCTCCCTCGACGTCCTTCAAAAGCCCTCCAACGGATTTCTCGTCGCGGCTCCGCGCGTCGGGGAAGACATCAGCGTCCTCTTTGCGGAAGCCGCGAAGCGGTGA
- a CDS encoding Glutaredoxin-related protein: MFSGDSSAKTLYFRARAPGKPCTGTRNPKITRKVMSAMGLIGEKDKQTIRGWFSQITEDVYIKFFWSNLENKDFGEATKQILEELSELTDKLHVSFYNAADDEAQEEIRRYNVEKFPAIVFVREDGTDTGVRFYGIPSGYEFTTLIEDIIDLGTGKNMLQPSTLKALEAVDKPVHIQVFVTPTCPYCPRAVRIAHAMAMANPHIRADMVEATEFPDLADRYGVYGVPKTVINDVEEQEGAVPENIIAQKILSAIQAVEL, encoded by the coding sequence TTGTTCTCCGGGGATTCCTCCGCAAAGACCCTCTACTTCCGCGCCCGCGCGCCGGGAAAGCCGTGCACGGGGACCCGAAATCCAAAGATCACGAGGAAGGTGATGTCGGCCATGGGGCTCATCGGAGAAAAGGACAAACAGACGATTCGCGGATGGTTCTCCCAGATCACGGAAGACGTGTACATCAAATTCTTCTGGAGCAACCTGGAAAACAAGGACTTCGGAGAAGCGACCAAGCAGATCCTCGAAGAACTCTCCGAGCTCACGGATAAGCTCCACGTGTCCTTCTACAACGCGGCGGACGACGAAGCGCAGGAGGAAATCCGGCGCTACAACGTGGAGAAGTTTCCGGCGATCGTCTTCGTGCGGGAAGACGGAACGGATACCGGTGTCCGCTTCTACGGGATTCCCTCGGGGTACGAGTTTACCACGCTCATCGAAGACATCATCGACCTCGGCACGGGCAAGAACATGCTGCAGCCGTCTACGCTTAAGGCGCTCGAGGCCGTCGACAAGCCCGTGCACATCCAGGTGTTCGTCACCCCCACCTGCCCCTACTGCCCGCGGGCGGTGCGGATCGCGCACGCGATGGCCATGGCCAACCCGCACATCCGCGCCGACATGGTGGAAGCGACGGAGTTTCCCGACCTCGCCGACCGCTACGGCGTGTACGGCGTACCCAAAACCGTGATCAACGACGTCGAGGAACAGGAGGGCGCCGTACCCGAAAACATCATCGCGCAAAAGATCCTTTCGGCGATCCAAGCGGTCGAACTGTAA
- a CDS encoding Uracil-DNA glycosylase, family 1 codes for MPVFTNDWQGLLAPEFEKPYYQELRRFLIREYRTATVYPDMYDIFNAFHYTPFRNVKVVIVGQDPYHGPGQAHGMAFSVRPGIPIPPSLQNIFAELERDLGFPPPEHGYLVPWALEGVFLLNAVLTVRRGEPGSHRGKGWERFTDRVIEILGEREDPIVFFLWGQDAQAKRSLIRNPRHLVLQAPHPSPLSAHRGFFGSRPFSRANAFLRSVGKKEVDWRLPRTVAELDAYLAEREAPLRAQGLIPSRPARRA; via the coding sequence ATGCCCGTGTTTACCAACGACTGGCAGGGACTCTTGGCGCCGGAGTTTGAGAAACCCTACTACCAGGAGCTTCGGCGGTTTCTCATCCGCGAGTACCGCACGGCGACCGTGTACCCGGACATGTACGACATCTTCAACGCCTTTCACTACACGCCTTTTCGAAACGTCAAGGTGGTCATCGTCGGACAGGACCCGTACCACGGCCCCGGACAGGCCCACGGGATGGCGTTTTCTGTGCGCCCGGGGATTCCGATTCCTCCGTCGCTCCAGAACATCTTTGCCGAACTCGAACGCGACCTCGGGTTCCCCCCTCCCGAGCACGGGTATCTCGTGCCGTGGGCGCTGGAAGGGGTCTTCCTGCTCAACGCCGTTCTCACCGTGCGGCGCGGCGAACCCGGGTCGCACCGCGGAAAGGGTTGGGAACGCTTCACGGACCGCGTGATCGAGATCCTCGGGGAACGGGAGGATCCCATCGTCTTTTTCCTCTGGGGTCAGGACGCGCAGGCCAAGCGCAGCCTCATCCGCAACCCACGGCACCTGGTGCTTCAGGCGCCCCACCCGAGTCCGCTCTCGGCCCACCGCGGGTTCTTTGGCTCCCGCCCTTTTTCCCGAGCCAACGCCTTTTTGCGCTCGGTAGGGAAAAAGGAGGTCGATTGGCGGCTCCCCCGGACCGTCGCCGAACTCGATGCGTATCTGGCGGAGCGCGAAGCGCCGTTGCGCGCCCAAGGACTCATTCCGTCGCGCCCGGCACGTCGGGCGTAA
- a CDS encoding signal peptide peptidase SppA, 36K type, whose translation MRREIVTFVLAVFAAGVLVNLALSYPTAPSSSEGDGGAAPFFGKERVNVAGLGGDYQELTVSGRDDKKKIALLALDRPIDAGTAVSSTGLTVEDFVAVLAKAKKDDAVKAVVLYVDSPGGGVYASYQLSQAVKDFRDSGKSLYVSIGGIGASGAYYASAFAQKIFATPESLVGSIGVIAEVPVVTGLMDKAGIKVYTFKTGEYKDAGSPFRDMDEKDRAYYQAIIDGMFDRFVRTVSEGRGIPVESVHTFADGRVFPAAEAQRLGLVDGIASLEQVIRLAEEEAGISEGKAKIVTYAPKRDFLDLLSAFSGFPFAHFPLSLERIAPPPQTTFVLRPGELYYLAPEVAYRWMYR comes from the coding sequence GTGCGTAGGGAAATCGTCACCTTCGTGCTTGCGGTATTTGCCGCCGGCGTGCTCGTAAACCTCGCCCTGTCCTACCCGACCGCTCCGTCGTCGTCCGAAGGAGACGGCGGGGCAGCTCCGTTCTTCGGCAAAGAGCGCGTGAACGTAGCCGGTCTGGGTGGAGACTATCAGGAACTCACCGTATCCGGCCGGGACGACAAGAAAAAAATCGCCCTTCTCGCCCTGGACCGGCCCATTGACGCCGGGACCGCCGTCTCCTCTACGGGGCTCACCGTGGAGGATTTCGTCGCCGTGCTCGCAAAGGCGAAGAAGGACGACGCCGTGAAAGCCGTCGTCCTCTACGTAGATTCGCCCGGCGGCGGCGTGTACGCGTCGTACCAGCTCTCCCAGGCGGTAAAGGATTTCCGAGACTCGGGGAAATCCCTCTACGTGAGCATCGGCGGGATCGGCGCATCGGGTGCCTACTACGCGAGCGCCTTTGCCCAAAAGATCTTCGCCACCCCGGAATCCCTCGTGGGGAGCATCGGGGTGATTGCCGAGGTCCCGGTGGTGACGGGCCTCATGGACAAGGCGGGCATCAAAGTGTACACCTTCAAGACGGGGGAGTACAAGGACGCCGGCAGCCCTTTTCGCGATATGGACGAAAAAGACCGCGCCTATTACCAGGCGATCATCGATGGGATGTTCGATCGCTTCGTCCGGACGGTTTCCGAGGGACGGGGGATTCCCGTGGAGAGCGTGCACACCTTCGCCGACGGTCGGGTGTTTCCGGCGGCGGAGGCGCAAAGGCTCGGCCTCGTCGACGGCATCGCCTCCTTGGAACAGGTGATTCGCTTGGCGGAAGAGGAGGCGGGGATTTCGGAGGGGAAGGCGAAGATCGTCACGTACGCCCCCAAGCGCGACTTTTTGGACCTCTTATCCGCTTTTTCGGGCTTCCCCTTTGCCCACTTCCCGCTCTCCCTTGAGCGAATCGCGCCTCCGCCGCAGACGACCTTCGTCTTGCGGCCGGGCGAGCTCTACTACCTTGCTCCGGAGGTGGCCTACCGATGGATGTATCGGTGA
- a CDS encoding tRNA and rRNA cytosine-C5-methylase, with the protein MKPMAEERPTTDFTALLPDAFVRRMRALLGPEAEELFRALHRWPARGIRFNTLKVPRGEIGHRAQRLPFGLTPVPWCPEGFVVPPGVRPGLHPYHALGVYYIQDPSAMLPVVLLDPRPGERVLDLAAAPGGKSTHIAARLERQGLLVANDAKRERAHVLVQNLTLFGAPNVLVTVEQPRRLARRWPERFDAVLVDAPCSGEGLFRREPEARAYWSEGRILREQKLQLELLEAAARLVRPGGRIVYSTCTFAPEEDEEVVARFLEAHPEFALAPPSFAERERLGLRGSEAFPPLSPEDAVRLWPHRVEGDGHFVARFTKLGKEGFAGEDGWAGRTPTFRKTADAKGDLRARRRAAELFQNFLAEVGADAWETLRTAPSERLYLRGEEMFLLPDLWSDAETFLRDVAGMRVLLPGLFLGRVRRDRFLPEHALAAALPQNLLGRVRAIRVDEGKLVRYFRGEEIALEGEKDGYALLSYEDFPAGWVRLRSGTGKNLFPKSLRRDLSAAHDAFPPEG; encoded by the coding sequence ATGAAGCCGATGGCGGAAGAGCGCCCGACAACCGATTTCACCGCACTCCTCCCCGACGCCTTTGTCCGCAGGATGCGCGCCCTCCTCGGGCCGGAGGCCGAAGAGCTCTTTCGCGCTCTTCACCGCTGGCCCGCGCGGGGAATCCGCTTCAACACGCTCAAAGTCCCCCGCGGAGAAATCGGGCACCGCGCGCAACGCCTCCCTTTCGGGCTCACGCCCGTTCCTTGGTGCCCGGAAGGTTTCGTCGTCCCCCCGGGGGTGCGCCCGGGTCTGCATCCGTACCACGCCCTCGGGGTCTACTACATCCAGGATCCCTCCGCGATGCTCCCCGTCGTCCTCCTCGACCCCCGGCCCGGAGAACGCGTGCTCGACCTCGCCGCGGCTCCTGGGGGAAAGTCTACGCACATCGCCGCCCGACTCGAACGGCAGGGCCTCCTCGTGGCAAACGACGCGAAGCGGGAGCGCGCCCACGTCCTCGTCCAAAACCTCACGCTCTTCGGCGCTCCGAACGTCCTCGTCACCGTGGAGCAACCCCGGCGGCTCGCCCGGCGGTGGCCGGAGCGGTTCGACGCCGTGCTCGTCGACGCTCCCTGCTCGGGGGAGGGCCTCTTCCGGCGCGAGCCAGAGGCGCGGGCGTACTGGAGCGAAGGGAGGATCCTCCGCGAGCAAAAACTCCAGCTCGAACTCCTCGAAGCCGCGGCCCGCCTCGTGCGCCCCGGAGGGCGTATCGTGTACAGCACGTGCACCTTCGCCCCCGAAGAAGACGAGGAAGTCGTCGCCCGCTTCCTCGAGGCGCATCCGGAATTTGCGCTCGCACCGCCGTCCTTCGCCGAACGCGAACGGCTGGGGCTACGGGGAAGCGAGGCGTTCCCGCCACTGTCCCCGGAGGACGCGGTGCGCCTCTGGCCGCACCGCGTGGAGGGAGACGGGCACTTTGTCGCACGCTTCACGAAGCTCGGGAAGGAGGGCTTCGCCGGAGAAGACGGGTGGGCGGGGAGAACGCCTACTTTCCGCAAGACCGCGGACGCAAAAGGAGACCTGCGCGCCCGGCGCAGGGCCGCCGAACTCTTTCAGAACTTTCTCGCCGAAGTGGGCGCCGACGCATGGGAGACCTTGCGGACCGCTCCTTCGGAACGACTCTACCTGCGGGGGGAGGAGATGTTCCTCCTCCCCGACCTCTGGAGCGACGCGGAAACCTTTTTGCGCGACGTGGCGGGGATGCGCGTGCTCCTCCCCGGACTCTTCCTCGGGCGGGTGCGGAGAGACCGCTTCCTCCCCGAGCACGCCCTCGCCGCGGCACTCCCGCAAAACCTCCTCGGGCGCGTGCGCGCCATTCGCGTAGACGAAGGGAAACTCGTACGCTACTTCCGCGGGGAGGAAATCGCGCTCGAAGGGGAAAAAGACGGATACGCCCTCCTCTCGTACGAGGACTTCCCCGCAGGTTGGGTGCGCCTTCGAAGCGGTACGGGCAAAAACCTCTTCCCCAAGTCCCTCCGCCGCGATCTCTCGGCCGCGCACGACGCGTTTCCGCCGGAAGGGTGA
- a CDS encoding Acyl-phosphate:glycerol-3-phosphate O-acyltransferase PlsY yields MPHVGVCAGRHLPCGEGIFIRLLFGLVAAYLLGGIPFSYLWVKLLRGIDVRTCGSGNVGATNAYRCGGLLAAVLAALCDVGKGYLAVLLFAPLSPAPAYAYAVGAAAILGHVRSPFLGFRGGKAVATSLGVLLAFHPWGLAVAAAAFVLALLFTRRMSVASMAAAVAFALVAPFSGRDPLFVSLSFLLAFAILWLHRGNVVRLMEGREPKLF; encoded by the coding sequence GTGCCACATGTCGGCGTGTGCGCCGGACGACACCTGCCGTGCGGGGAGGGGATCTTCATTCGCCTACTCTTCGGCCTCGTCGCCGCCTACCTTCTCGGAGGGATCCCTTTTTCCTACCTCTGGGTGAAGCTCCTGCGCGGCATCGACGTTCGGACGTGCGGGAGCGGAAACGTCGGGGCGACGAACGCCTACCGCTGCGGCGGGCTCCTCGCCGCCGTCTTGGCCGCCCTGTGCGACGTGGGGAAGGGATACCTGGCCGTTCTCCTCTTCGCCCCCCTTTCGCCTGCTCCGGCGTACGCCTACGCCGTAGGTGCGGCTGCAATCCTCGGTCACGTGCGTTCGCCCTTTCTCGGCTTCCGCGGGGGAAAAGCGGTGGCGACCTCCCTCGGCGTGCTCCTCGCCTTTCATCCTTGGGGTCTGGCGGTCGCAGCCGCCGCCTTCGTGCTCGCCCTTCTTTTCACGCGCCGGATGTCGGTGGCTTCCATGGCGGCTGCCGTCGCCTTTGCCCTCGTCGCCCCTTTTTCCGGGCGCGATCCCCTGTTCGTGTCGCTTTCCTTTCTCCTCGCCTTCGCGATTCTCTGGCTTCACCGCGGGAACGTCGTCCGCCTCATGGAGGGGCGCGAGCCCAAGCTCTTTTGA
- a CDS encoding diglucosyldiacylglycerol synthase (LTA membrane anchor synthesis), translating into MADLSQVLVLSASFGEGHRQASQAIREEILAHHPDAQVDILDYIQTINRAWSRVAQFFYIQGIKRTPGVYGFFYHHFNKIPMDSALSRGVSRLGLIVGGNKLLTYLERKRPRVVVHTFPTSAGAHGTLKEDGLDATPSVTLITDYAPHRQWLHRATDMYFVAAPKVREELVREGVPREKIRVTGIPVRQRFRQSYDSLAIRAKLGLAPDVPTLLVLGGAFGVSLQIVALAEYLAHFPDPVQLIFVTGRNHRLFEQLERALRGTEHPTLLFGFVEEIAEIMAAADFIVTKSGGLTTTEAVAMERPLLLLKPIPGQEKANADFFVEKGVAHVAETLEELKALSGMFLKYPQVLEEMRRRIVLLKRELAEVPLIEALREAADLGEVRRTTTKVRRRTPRA; encoded by the coding sequence ATGGCCGACCTTTCTCAGGTGCTCGTTCTGAGCGCGAGTTTTGGAGAAGGGCACAGGCAGGCATCTCAGGCCATCCGAGAAGAAATCCTCGCCCACCATCCCGACGCCCAGGTCGACATCTTGGACTACATCCAGACGATCAATCGGGCGTGGAGCCGCGTTGCGCAGTTTTTTTACATCCAGGGGATCAAGCGGACACCCGGCGTATACGGGTTTTTTTACCATCACTTCAACAAGATTCCCATGGATTCCGCCCTCTCCCGCGGCGTTTCCCGCCTCGGCCTCATCGTAGGGGGAAACAAACTCCTCACGTATCTGGAGCGCAAGCGGCCCCGGGTCGTCGTCCACACGTTCCCTACGTCAGCAGGAGCCCACGGGACGCTCAAGGAAGACGGGCTCGACGCCACGCCTTCCGTGACGCTCATCACGGACTACGCCCCCCACCGCCAGTGGCTCCACCGCGCCACGGACATGTACTTCGTCGCCGCACCCAAGGTGCGCGAAGAACTCGTGCGCGAAGGGGTCCCCCGGGAAAAAATTCGCGTGACGGGGATTCCCGTTCGGCAACGGTTTCGCCAAAGTTACGATTCCTTGGCGATCCGGGCAAAGCTGGGGCTGGCGCCCGACGTTCCCACGCTCCTCGTGCTCGGCGGTGCATTCGGCGTTTCCCTGCAGATCGTCGCCCTGGCGGAATACCTCGCCCACTTTCCCGACCCCGTTCAGCTCATCTTCGTCACCGGACGCAACCACCGCCTCTTCGAACAGCTCGAGCGCGCCCTCCGGGGTACCGAACATCCCACGCTCCTCTTCGGCTTTGTGGAGGAAATTGCCGAGATCATGGCGGCGGCAGATTTCATCGTCACGAAGTCCGGGGGCCTCACCACGACGGAAGCCGTGGCGATGGAGCGCCCCCTCCTCCTCCTCAAGCCCATCCCCGGTCAGGAAAAGGCCAACGCCGATTTCTTCGTGGAAAAGGGCGTCGCCCACGTGGCGGAGACGCTCGAAGAGCTCAAGGCCCTGAGCGGCATGTTCCTCAAGTACCCCCAGGTCCTAGAGGAGATGCGGCGGCGCATCGTCCTCCTGAAGCGCGAGCTTGCGGAGGTTCCTCTGATCGAAGCCCTGCGGGAAGCTGCCGATCTCGGCGAGGTACGGCGAACGACCACTAAGGTGAGGAGGAGGACCCCCCGTGCGTAG
- a CDS encoding Lead, cadmium, zinc and mercury transporting ATPase, which yields MTVTKERPEVRRTSSPFGEPVSRGEEENRGEVRHTPTREMPPRGFAFVRLVRTLRENWAAYGELVLALAAGVLMFLSLALSTVSRPLAMGAYILTYAVGGYYKAREAWTILREERKLTVDALMFGAAIAAMAIGYPFEGAMLIFIFALSGALETISMARSRRDLSSLLSAAPTEATLLREGREERIPVEEIRPGMRLLVRPGEVVPVDGVIVEGETTINEATITGESVPADKETGAEVYAGTLNIGGAVVLEATRRPEETVFAKIVRLVESAQAEMPPAQRLIERVEGYYVYAVFGLTLLLIALLPTVFHVPFSEAVYKAIVFMVVASPCAVVASISPAVFSALSNASRHGVLVKGGGYLETLSKVRVVAFDKTGTLTFGRPRVTDVLPAPEISEESLLEILATAESRSEHPIARAILAYADTKGVAYGAPEKLTAVAGQGILAEIAGQKYRIGNARHVSFHELPAEERSLWEARVEALAEEGKSVVYIARDGKILGIVGLQDVLRPEARRTVQALKRMGIRVAMLTGDREAVARRIAEELGIDEVRAELLPQDKLDHVRALREAYGPITMVGDGINDAPALAYADIGIAMGDAGTDVALETSDVVLMNDELERIPYAIALGRSTMRIVKQNLLFAVSVIALLIGVNFGFSLPLPLGVVGHEGSTILVILNSLRLLGIRPATRASNAEPV from the coding sequence ATGACGGTCACGAAAGAACGCCCCGAGGTTCGCAGAACTTCCTCCCCGTTCGGGGAACCCGTCTCCCGCGGTGAGGAAGAAAACCGTGGTGAGGTGCGCCACACCCCAACGCGGGAAATGCCCCCCCGCGGCTTCGCCTTCGTGCGCCTCGTGCGCACGCTGCGCGAGAACTGGGCGGCGTACGGCGAGCTCGTGCTCGCGCTCGCGGCTGGCGTCCTCATGTTCCTCTCCCTCGCTCTCTCCACCGTATCGCGACCGCTGGCGATGGGCGCCTACATCCTCACTTACGCGGTAGGAGGGTACTACAAGGCCAGAGAAGCCTGGACGATTCTCCGAGAGGAACGCAAGCTCACCGTCGACGCCCTCATGTTTGGTGCGGCGATCGCCGCGATGGCGATCGGGTATCCGTTCGAAGGGGCGATGCTCATCTTCATCTTCGCCCTGTCGGGAGCGTTGGAGACGATCTCCATGGCCCGCAGCCGCCGCGACCTCTCTTCCCTGCTTTCCGCCGCGCCGACGGAAGCCACTCTCCTTCGAGAGGGTCGGGAAGAACGAATTCCCGTCGAAGAGATCCGGCCGGGTATGCGCCTCCTCGTGCGTCCGGGGGAAGTCGTTCCCGTGGACGGCGTGATCGTGGAAGGAGAGACGACGATCAACGAGGCGACGATCACGGGGGAGTCCGTGCCGGCGGATAAGGAGACCGGCGCGGAGGTCTACGCCGGTACCCTCAACATCGGCGGCGCCGTCGTCCTAGAGGCCACGCGACGCCCGGAGGAGACGGTCTTTGCCAAAATCGTGCGCCTCGTCGAGTCCGCACAGGCGGAAATGCCGCCGGCTCAGCGCCTCATCGAACGCGTCGAGGGCTACTACGTGTACGCCGTCTTCGGCCTGACCCTTCTCCTCATCGCGCTCCTGCCCACGGTGTTCCACGTGCCGTTTTCCGAGGCGGTGTACAAGGCGATCGTGTTCATGGTCGTCGCCTCTCCCTGCGCCGTCGTGGCGTCCATCAGTCCCGCGGTCTTTTCCGCCCTCTCCAACGCATCCCGCCACGGCGTCCTCGTGAAAGGCGGCGGCTACCTCGAGACCTTGAGCAAGGTGCGCGTCGTCGCCTTCGACAAGACGGGGACGCTCACCTTCGGTCGACCACGGGTGACCGACGTCCTGCCGGCGCCGGAAATCTCCGAAGAGAGCCTCCTCGAGATCCTCGCCACGGCCGAAAGCCGCTCGGAACACCCCATCGCCCGCGCGATCCTCGCCTACGCCGACACGAAGGGCGTTGCCTACGGCGCGCCGGAAAAGCTCACGGCGGTCGCAGGGCAGGGAATCCTCGCGGAAATCGCGGGGCAGAAGTACCGAATCGGCAACGCCCGCCACGTGAGCTTCCACGAGCTTCCTGCGGAGGAACGCTCCCTGTGGGAGGCGCGCGTGGAGGCCCTTGCGGAAGAGGGGAAGAGCGTGGTATACATCGCACGGGACGGAAAGATCCTGGGCATCGTGGGGCTTCAGGACGTCCTACGCCCCGAAGCGCGCCGGACCGTGCAAGCCTTGAAGCGCATGGGAATTCGCGTGGCGATGCTCACGGGAGACCGGGAGGCGGTCGCCCGGCGCATTGCCGAGGAGCTCGGGATCGACGAAGTCCGGGCGGAGCTCCTCCCGCAGGATAAGCTCGACCACGTGCGCGCCCTGCGGGAAGCCTACGGCCCAATTACCATGGTCGGCGACGGGATCAACGACGCCCCGGCGCTCGCCTACGCGGACATCGGGATTGCCATGGGCGATGCGGGGACGGACGTGGCGTTGGAGACGTCGGACGTCGTCCTCATGAACGACGAACTCGAGCGCATCCCCTACGCGATCGCCCTCGGTCGCTCCACGATGCGCATCGTGAAACAAAACCTCCTCTTTGCCGTCTCCGTGATCGCGCTCCTCATCGGCGTGAACTTTGGATTCTCCCTCCCCCTTCCCCTGGGTGTCGTCGGGCACGAGGGCTCTACGATCCTCGTGATCCTGAACAGCCTGCGCCTTTTGGGCATTCGCCCCGCCACCCGTGCATCGAACGCCGAACCGGTCTGA